From Streptomyces sp. SCSIO 75703:
GAGATGCCGTAGGGCGGCAGCACCTCGCCGGAGGCGAAGGCGGCGCCCAGTTCGTCGCGGGAGAACCAGCGGGCCTCGTGGATCTCGTCCCCGTCGACCTCGATCTCGGCGGAGACGGCACGCGCCATGAAGCCCAGCATGAGGCTGGACGGGAAGGGCCAGGGCTGGCTGGCGACGTACTCGACCGGGCCGACGGTGATGCCGACCTCCTCGTGCACCTCGCGGCGCACCGACTGCTCGACCGACTCGCCGGGCTCGACGAAGCCGGCCAGCGTCGAGAAGCGCCCCTCGGGCCAGTGCACCTGGCGGCCGAGCAGGATGCGGTCGTCCTCGTCGGTGACCGCCATGATCACGGCGGGGTCGGTGCGCGGGTAGTGTTCGGCGCCGCAGGCGGGGCAGCGGCGGATGTGCCCGGCCGCGGCGATGACGGTGCGCTCGCCGCAGCGGGAGCAGAAACGGTGCAGCCGCTGCCAGTTCTCCAGCGCGACCGCGTGGACCATCAGGCCCGCGTCGTGCGGGGAGAGCAGCAGCCCGGCCTCGCGCAGCCCCGCCGGACGCGCGGACTGGTCCATGCGTCCCGGCAGGGAGTCCTTCTGCAGGGCGAAGTAGCTGACACCGTCCTCGTCCGTGCCCAGGAAGTAGCGGTGGGCCTCGGTGAGCGGCGCCTCGAAGGAGGGGGTCACGACGAGTTCGGTGCGGCCGTCGGGCGTCTCGTCGATGAGGACCTGACCACCGGAGACCACGAAGCAGCGGGTGGTGGGGTGGCTCCACGCCGCGGCGAGCCATGCCTCGTCGAGCCGGTGGTGCACGGCGCGGTCGATGCCGCTCGGGGCGGTGAGCGAGATGGGTCGGTCGGCGGTGTGGTCGGTCCAGGTGGTCACGGGTGCTTCCAACTCCCCCGGGGCAACGGTTGGGTTCGGCAGGCGGTTCGGCGGTCGTATGGCGGTGGTGGACCGGGTCCGGACGGGCTCGGCGGCGGGGCCGCCCTCCAGTGTGCCGGGCGGGCGGGCCGCCGGGGACCCCGGCCCCCGCGGGCGCCCGGAGCCGTTCAGGACGCGGGCCGCCAGTGCTCGGCCAGGTCGCTCCACAGATGGGCGGACGTCTCGACGCCCTTGAGGAGAAGGTCGAGTTCGACCTTCTCGTCCGGGGCGTGCCAGCCGTCGGACGGGACGGAGATGCCGAGGAAGAGCACCGGGGTGCCGAGCACGTCCTGGAGGTCGGCGGCGGGTCCGGAGCCGCCCTCGCGGGTGAAGCGGACCGGTGTGCGGAAGGCGCGCTCCATGGCGCGGACGACGGAGCGCAGCGCCGGGTGGTCCAGCGGGGTCAGGCAGGGGCGGGTGGCCGCGCCGAAGTCGATCTCCCAGCGGATGCCGGCGGGCACCTGCGTGGCGGCCCAGTCGCGGACGGCCTTCTCGACGTGGTCGGGGTCCTGGCCGGCGACCAGCCGGAAGGAGAGCTTCACCAGGGCGGAGGACGGGATGATCGTCTTGTTGCCCGGCCCCTGGTAGCCGCCGCCGATGCCGTTGACCTCGGCGGTGGGGCGGGCCCAGACGCGTTCCAGGGTGGTGTGGCCGGCCTCGCCGTGGGTGGCCCGCGACGCGGCGGTGGACAGCCACTGCTCCTCGTCGAAGGGCAGTTCGGCGAAGAGTGCGCGTTCGCGGTCGGTGAGCTCGATCACGCCGTCGTAGAAGCCGGGCACCGCCACGCGCCCGTGCTCGTCGTGCAGGGCGGCGACGAGGCGGCCGGCCGCCGTGGCGGGGTTGGGGACCGCGCCGCCGAAGGAGCCGGAGTGGATGTCGCGGTCGGGGCCGTGCAGCCGGATCTCGCACTCGGCGAGGCCCCGCATGCCGGTGCAGACCGTGGGGGTGTCCTCGGACCACATGCCCGTGTCGGAGACGATCACGGCGTCGGCGGCGAGCCGCCCGGCCCGCTGCTCGACGAGCGCCCGGAAGTGCGGCGAGCCGGACTCCTCCTCGCCCTCCACGAGCAGCTTGAGGTTGACGGCCGGAGCCGTGCGGCCGGTCGCGGCCAGGTGGGCGCGGACGCCGAGGGTGTGGAAGAACACCTGTCCCTTGTCGTCGGCCGCCCCGCGCGCGTAGAGACGGTTCCCGCGGACGACCGGCTCGAAGGGCTCGCTGTGCCAGCCGTCCTCGCGGGCGGCGGGCTGCACGTCGTGGTGACCGTAGACGAGGACGGTGGGCGCCCCGGGGTCGCCGGAGGGCCACTCCGCGTAGACCGCGGGGGCGCCCGGGGTGGGCCAGACCTCGACGGTGGGGAATCCGGTCGTCCGCAGCTCGGCGGCGAGCCAGTCGGCGCTGCGGCGTACATCGCCCGCGTGGTGCGGCTGAGCCGACACGGAGGGGATGCGCAGCCACTCGGTGAGGCGGTCGAGGAAGGCCGAACGGTGCTCTTCGATGTACGCGCGGACGGCGCTGTCCGGGGTCTGGCTCATGCTCACGAGCCTATCGGCCTCCGTGGGCGGGCCCGGCGTGCGGTTCGTCACCGGGCGGCTCGGGCGCCAGCAGTTCCTCCAGGGCACGCCGGCCGGGGAGCGCGGCGGGGCGTACGACCTCGCCGGTGCGGACGTGGAGGAAGGCCGCCGTGACCGATTCCAGGGGGACGCGCTGCTGCTCGGACCAGGCGAGGCGGTAGACGGCGAGCTGGAGCGGGTCCGCGCTCCCCTCGCGGCCGGTCTTCCAGTCGACGATCTCGTACGTCGCGCCGGGGCCCTCGCCCTCCTTGTACACGGCGTCGATCCGGCCGCGCACGACCCGTCCGGCGAGCGCGAGCTGGAAGGGGGCCTCGACGCGGTAGGGGGTGCGGCGCGCGTACGCGGTGCGTTCGAAGGCGTCCTTGAGGAAGGCCAGGTCCTGTTCGTCGGCGATCTCGGCGTCGCCGCCGGGCAGGTCGTCCGGTTCGAGCAGGGGCAGGGTCAGT
This genomic window contains:
- the nudC gene encoding NAD(+) diphosphatase, with protein sequence MTTWTDHTADRPISLTAPSGIDRAVHHRLDEAWLAAAWSHPTTRCFVVSGGQVLIDETPDGRTELVVTPSFEAPLTEAHRYFLGTDEDGVSYFALQKDSLPGRMDQSARPAGLREAGLLLSPHDAGLMVHAVALENWQRLHRFCSRCGERTVIAAAGHIRRCPACGAEHYPRTDPAVIMAVTDEDDRILLGRQVHWPEGRFSTLAGFVEPGESVEQSVRREVHEEVGITVGPVEYVASQPWPFPSSLMLGFMARAVSAEIEVDGDEIHEARWFSRDELGAAFASGEVLPPYGISIAARLIELWYGKPLPTRGFV
- a CDS encoding dipeptidase, translating into MSQTPDSAVRAYIEEHRSAFLDRLTEWLRIPSVSAQPHHAGDVRRSADWLAAELRTTGFPTVEVWPTPGAPAVYAEWPSGDPGAPTVLVYGHHDVQPAAREDGWHSEPFEPVVRGNRLYARGAADDKGQVFFHTLGVRAHLAATGRTAPAVNLKLLVEGEEESGSPHFRALVEQRAGRLAADAVIVSDTGMWSEDTPTVCTGMRGLAECEIRLHGPDRDIHSGSFGGAVPNPATAAGRLVAALHDEHGRVAVPGFYDGVIELTDRERALFAELPFDEEQWLSTAASRATHGEAGHTTLERVWARPTAEVNGIGGGYQGPGNKTIIPSSALVKLSFRLVAGQDPDHVEKAVRDWAATQVPAGIRWEIDFGAATRPCLTPLDHPALRSVVRAMERAFRTPVRFTREGGSGPAADLQDVLGTPVLFLGISVPSDGWHAPDEKVELDLLLKGVETSAHLWSDLAEHWRPAS